A portion of the Toxoplasma gondii ME49 chromosome VIIb, whole genome shotgun sequence genome contains these proteins:
- a CDS encoding hypothetical protein (encoded by transcript TGME49_255240), whose translation MAFSELPGTLETAGLERSSSSQLLRSDSGQPRLCVFIPPSSGDPKALERAPAFDTFATASACSSSSSESDFSTPCEGVLWAGDSCPSRPAEWSNEEYAASLERLRHLLQLGCSAGSSSYSGEPDRSAYLVRYGRERRDDTPGYIGTPPSRNWKSRGDGRRQDSPGGRPGLDDSRRVLNILTQDGFRLLYGLTKCFAVPAESGENEASNEGFPADGDSAPLRRSPDLQAAFLQLVSQILVRIAALVESLPSPARPDGHGPTLRFLCMRSQGGLSARERRRRGLAQGEDGEEEFAGEGISFVDGGDKGERASIGQDGLEGGATNGQNELQVPGFSPLMGREFASVDTVLEAARVLRSLLLCGAFFVDWLVDETLRHVEEAKGGEERDIDLTSRGRGRRFAASGRSRQKGDGLSSVRSTRGGPAGRGGKRRKNEQMEVDLEDSSSPGVPAVFDDDEDVECRTEKRDKRQDSGKSAPSSPVSQLVGLLSALSEVALSSAAWLAFDSDFGGEKKDEERQRFYLLRALVRPLHVLYDEEKMKSQAHLQALFLSDDNLGERLKSVIRNALVALLDTIETRREIVLSARREMKRKQREEDERKRQTEKKREREDIMREVKHGVGGMDEEAEEEGEAPEANDDGDESKESEGQRRKETPEGVDKEDDRDDDEEEDDEGQLSWRTQLHSILLQPECKALVEVLTSPKLRRRRLPALVLRELTQQLKEQLLLCGGGVDKATAAQKKSFACAAMSLEYFATLLPRVWLSEKESLLQLFAADAYHIRKALLECLKALLLRAHRIVDLEEDEETEEGEDERTTTGDDTKSRSSRGESARQGGQTTGDDAQATFWGEDNLSPRSSSPSHRDALLASSARMQRTRAFWNKQRASLIHQLLLRLDDRTPLARTWALKVLTDLIGDQEALPTLCVVRSVQKSVDRLLDKSTLVRSAAVGVFSSLIHLAVKQQRAGGKEAAGQPFLWLLVHGEEEWSLAKQRVQQRQAERRRRQLEAKLEETKKQREGDTLDGEENKEAEGTQPLEDNAEETGSGTNVTEECQEKEETQEDEKTREEEPSPEGEIVDYEELAVQAEEALSKAIDICQDLLFSRSEGDQKAALRFLIDCCLLLQLRRRRLLPALQQALRLAFSRSAAVADLLLLEFYRLFLDAKELEEQQVTLRDHWIVRCELQRHEATARCETACARLEPEGGADAKREWGQRTSRDAAAHAVVAKRSGLVAGSAATLRPLERLLLHTDINRTVSGAFRFGAGRLLELVEEGDMASLACIEKLFVLALSKEGGNEHRVALKKAADALFALAMQPNFLLGRDATPRCALGLLRLLFQASQQTKHLPASSGELPSLTALPSEMPHSSLLRRKDERTSSAGAGSVLHRLSNGQLLALQGAIVQQLKKKPENAARETRLRATGSSLENDDEGLRFLIVAELCRILAASLPDRRTTKAAGVALEAIMAHYGTTDPNWFSAAQAVIDVTFAHCGRPEHLWSQLLAHLLSHLLRQPSENSACAGAPASLRAVPASPSPFPSSQRSLAVPVSAPVSSPPPPCRLPPGLFMAPPSLYQLAHLVFLAGHVALRICILLEKQQSEVKHERSEMQRRAVNRRQGGGDEAEAEAEGRERRRKEGGLSEEESEKSREEKARWHSSGAGAAAAGDASEIQTVEGNMGMQTREEEEAELFTHIIENQIVGAGLLGRPLKRLILVAALEPQRLVRRQAPSQGPSPQDEKAPGRYPMGLDARGSAAEDGQENMHANAAWTPLKRDARLQASQPFPNTLSLLAGAGREDETHGSSQRDLDALSSISALLDTPGLATLHAAAVIALCKFATISRTFCESRICKTTSILHALISLLFSQPKNKDSASVSFSSLSGASAPAKASSTEKPQGGERGEFFGDRPQTLSIRNGQECSCKEADSGGDRLRLEGSGRKRIEGRDRSKESGRLPSALRQTLLVCYGDLTCRHPNVLELYNDVVFNILQDEDVLVRHAGVQVFTHLVMNGMVKPKGRLLVLMLQLMRDRDARIRAAAEIFFCEVDRKGSHAIVNSLPELLGAIAEGDKRAYGTEDDAGEEPREETGDGENTGEENGDGETQGADGEDGEAREKKMREGRADEETEEDQFTVEGTDTQKGRAKTADARGAAEKRERKEQQRLVTFLLQFVKQHRHSEALIEKLCQRIAALPIPRHVIDSASPSARKRASASPPLSPSTVSSGEDNGPAAAARRVYFQAISAVCLSSPNLEKALRRLSSSFPLIRFAVATREEGGGDEILRDLLRRVSIKISGRWGATAGLGRSTLSRESKLKGEDGERGGTDRAGNVGGAGGTQDVAVIREVVEELQKKLQAATEDTTEKEQDEGATLAEQLGEIGEGEEAEKEAADVEAGSAEGEASKGDMSEAGGGSSLFAETEKEEKEEKEEEGEGEMGAEEAPVRGKKRKGEDMQRECDMNRREKKRKERKVKAEEDSLQDSKRGGCRRKR comes from the exons ATGGCATTCTCGGAGCTGCCTGGCACGCTGGAGACCGCAGGTCTAGAGCGAAGCTCCTCTTCTCAGTTGCTACGTTCCGACTCCGGCCAGCCCCGTCTGTGCGTCTTCATCCCACCGTCGTCTGGAGACCCGAAAGCTCTTGAGCGGGCTCCAGCGTTTGATACGTTTGCAACAGCGTCTGCTTGCAGTTCTAGCTCGTCCGAATCTGATTTCTCGACCCCGTGCGAGGGCGTTCTCTGGGCCGGGGATTCCTGCCCTTCCCGCCCGGCAGAGTGGAGCAATGAAGAATACGCCGCCTCTCTGGAGCGCCTGCGGCACCTCCTGCAGCTTGGCTGTTCTGCAGGTTCGTCGAGTTATTCAGGGGAGCCTGACAGGTCTGCATATCTTGTCAGATACGGTAGAGAACGCCGGGACGATACCCCCGGGTACATAGGAACGCCCCCAAGTAGGAACTGGAAGAGTCGCGGCGacggacggagacaggacagCCCCGGGGGACGCCCAGGACTGGACGACAGTCGCAGAGTACTCAACATACTTACCCAAGACGGATTTCGGCTTCTCTACGGCCTAACAAA GTGTTTCGCCGTCCCGgccgagagcggagagaacgaggcgtCGAACGAAGGCTTTCCAGCCGACGGCGACAGCGCTCCTCTGCGCCGTTCCCCAGATCTTCAGGCAGCTTTTCTTCAGCTGGTTTCTCAGATCCTCGTGCGAATCGCCGCGCTCGTGGAGTCCCTGCCTAGTCCCGCGAGACCCGATGGCCACGGGCCGACTCTCCGattcctctgcatgcgctcgcaGGGAGGCCTGTCTgcccgagagaggagacgaagaggcctGGCGCAGGGCgaggacggcgaagaagaattTGCAGGCGAGGGCATCTCTTTCGTCGATGGGGGAGACAAGGGTGAACGAGCAAGCATCGGCCAAGACGGACTGGAGGGCGGCGCCACCAACGGCCAGAATGAACTGCAGGTGCCcggtttctcgcctctcatGGGGCGCGAGTTCGCCTCAGTCGACACTGTCCTCGAGGCTGCCCGCGTCCTCcgctccctccttctctgtgggGCCTTCTTCGTTGACTGGCTTGTAGACGAGACTCTGAGGCAcgtggaagaagcaaagggcggagaggaaagagacatcGACCTGACTTCCCGAGGCAGAGGACGACGCTTTGCTGCGAGTGGCCGATCTCGGCAGAAAGGCGACGGATTG AGCAGCGTCCGCAGCACCCGAGGCGGCCCTGCGGGTCGTGGAGggaaacgcaggaaaaacgagcagATGGAAGTGGACCTCGAggactcttcttccccggGGGTGCCGGCGGTGTTTGATGATGACGAAGACGTCGAATGtcggacagagaagagagacaaacggcAGGACAGCGGGAAGAGCGCGCCGTCCAGCCCCGTTTCGCAGCTCGTGGGCCTTCTGAGTGCACTGAGTGAGGTCGCCCTCTCCTCCG CGGCTTGGCTGGCATTTGATTCGGACTTTggcggcgagaaaaaagacgaagagcgccAGCGGTTCTACCTGCTTCGTGCCCTGGTACGGCCTCTGCATGTGCTGtacgacgaagagaagatgaagagtCAGGCTCACCTCCAGGCACTCTTCTTGTCAGATGACAATTTAGGAGAGAGGCTGAAGTCAGTGATTCGGAACGCGCTCGTGGCTCTGCTGGACACGATCGAGACGCGACGAGAAATTGTGCTCTCGGCGCGACGCGAGATGAAGAGAAAGcaacgagaagaggacgagagaaagcgacaaacggagaagaaacgagagagagaggacatcATGCGCGAGGTGAAGCACGGCGTGGGCGGGAtggacgaagaagccgaggaagagggcgaggcgcCGGAGGCGAATGACGACGGGGATGAGTCAAAGGAGAGTGAaggacagaggaggaaggaaacaccAGAGGGGGTAGAcaaggaagacgacagagatgacgacgaagaggaggatgACGAAGGACAGCTGTCGTGGAGAACGCAGCTCCACAGCATTCTTTTGCAGCCCGAGTGTAAAGCTCTCGTCGAAGTCCTCACGAGTCCA AAGCTGCGGCGACGTCGACTGCCGGCTCTCGTGCTCCGTGAGTTGACGCAGCAGCTGAaggagcagctgctgctgtgtGGGGGTGGGGTGGACAAGGCGACGGctgcgcagaagaagagtttcGCATGCGCTGCGATGAGTTTGGAGTATTTTGCTACGCTGCTGCCTCGAGTCTGGTTGAGCGAGAAGGAAtcgcttctgcagctctttGCTGCAGACGCGTACCACATCCGCAAGGCTCTCTTGGAGTGTCTGAaggcgctgcttctccgggCACACCGAATCGTGGacctcgaagaagacgaagagaccgaagaaggcgaagacgagcgCACCACGACGGGCGACGACACAAAGAGCCGGAGcagtcgaggcgagagcgCGCGACAAGGCGGCCAAACCACCGGCGACGACGCTCAAGCCACGTTCTGGGGCGAGGACaatctctcgcctcgctcttcctctccctcacacagagacgcgctACTGGCCTCCAGCgcccgcatgcagcggactCGTGCCTTCTGGAATAAGCAGCGCGCATCGCTCATTCACCAGCTGCTCTTGCGGCTGGATGACCGCACCCCGCTCGCGCGTACCTGGGCTCTGAAGGTTCTCACGGACTTGATTGGAGACCAGGAGGCCCTCCCCACACTCTGCGTCGTGCGCAGCGTCCAGAAGTCCGTCGACCGCCTTCTCGACAAAAGCACACTCGTGCGATCCGCCGCCGTcggtgtcttctcttcgctcatCCACTTGGCGGTGAAGCAGCAGCGAGCGGGAGGCAAAGAAGCGGCTGGCCAGCCATTCCTGTGGCTTCTTGTCcatggagaggaagagtggAGTCTCGCCAAACAGCGcgtgcagcagagacaagcCGAG AGACGACGGCGACAGCTGGAGGCAAAactggaggagacgaagaagcagagagaaggggacaCTCTGGACggggaagagaacaaagaagcagaaggaacgCAGCCTTTAGAGGACAACGCCGAGGAGACGGGGTCAGGCACGAACGTCACCGAAGAATgtcaggaaaaagaggagactcAGGAGGACGAAAAAACTCGGGAAGAGGAACCGAGCCCAGAAGGGGAGATTGTCGATTACGAGGAGCTTGCGGTCCAAGCAGAAGAGGCGTTGAGCAAAGCTATCGACAT cTGCCAGGATCTGCTGTTTTCCCGAAGTGAAGGCGACCAAAAGGCGGCACTCCGGTTCCTCATCGACTGTTGTCTGTTGCTTCAACTGCGGCGCCGGCGGCTGCTTCCGGCGCTGCAGCAGGCCTTGCGTCTAGCGTTTTCGCGAAGTGCAGCTGTGGCcgatctgcttcttctcgagttctATCGTCTCTTTCTGGACGCAAAGGAGTTGGAGGAGCAGCAGGTGACTCTGCGAGACCACTGGATAGTGCGGTGCGAGCTGCAGCGGCacgaggcgacggcgaggtGTGAAACCGCATGCGCGAGGTTGGAGCCCGAGGGCGGAGCAGACGCGAAAAGAGAATGGGGGCAGAGGACTTCAAGAGACGCGGCGGCGCATGCGGTCGTCGCCAAGAGGAGCGGCCTGGTTGCAGGCTCGGCCGCAACGCTGCGCCCGCTGGAGAGACTACTCCTCCACACGGACATCAACAGGACAGTTAGTGGAGCTTTTCGCTTTGGAGCCGGCAGACTGCTTGAGCTCGTTGAGGAGGGGGACATGGCCTCGCTCGCATGCATTGAGAAactcttcgtcctcgctctctccaaGGAAGGTGGAAACGAACACCGCGTGGCCCTCAAAAAAGCCGCGGACGCTCTGTTTGCTCTCGCGATGCAACCCA ATTTCCTTCTCGGGCGCGACGCCACGCCTCGGTGCGCGCTGGGgctgctgcgcctgctgTTCCAAGCGAGCCAGCAGACGAAGCATTTGCCTGCCTCGTCGGGGGAGTTGCCTTCCCTGACAGCTCTGCCCTCCGAGATGCCTCACTCATCTCTTCTCCGAAGAAAAGATGAACGCACCAGCTCCGCGGGCGCAGGTTCCGTTCTTCACCGGTTGTCCAACGGCCAGCTCCTGGCGCTGCAGGGCGCCATTGTgcagcagctgaagaagaagcctgaGAATGCGGCTCGCGAGACGCGACTGCGCGCCACTGGCTCCTCTCTCGAGAACGATGACGAaggtctccgtttcctcatCGTTGCCGAGCTCTGCAGAATCCTGGCCGCCTCGCTCCCCGACCGGCGAACAACCAAGGCTGCAGGCGTCGCCCTCGAGGCCATCATGGCACACTACGGCACGACAGATCCCAACTG GTTCTCAGCGGCTCAGGCCGTCATCGATGTCACATTTGCACACTGCGGCCGCCCAGAGCACCTGTGGTCGCAGCTCCTGGCGCATTTGCTGAGTCACCTGCTTCGGCAGCCGTCTGAAAACTCGGCCTGTGCTGGCGctccggcgtctctccgcgctgtccctgcgtctccgtctccgtttccctctTCCCAGCGAAGCCTCGCTGtacctgtctccgcgccggtgtcgtctccgccgccgccgTGCCGCCTGCCTCCGGGCCTTTTTATGgcgccgccttcgctgtATCAACTGGCGCATCTAGTCTTCCTGGCGGGCCATGTcgcactccgcatttgcattttgctggagaagcagcagtcGGAGGTGAAACACGAGCGGTCCGAGATGCAGCGGCGGGCAGTTAACAGAAGACAGGGCGGCGGggacgaggcggaggcggaaGCCGAGGgcagggagaggaggcgcaAAGAGGGCGGCTTgtcggaggaagagagcgagaagagtcGGGAGGAGAAGGCCCGCTGGCACTCTTCTGGCGCTGGGGCAGCCGCCGCGGGTGACGCGAGCGAGATCCAGACCGTCGAAGGCAACATGGGGatgcagacgcgagaagaagaagaggcggagctCTTCACCCACATCATCGAGAACCAGATCGTCGGCGCAGGCCTTCTTGGAAGACCGTTGAAGCGGCTGATTCTCGTGGCCGCGCTGGAGCCGCAGCGTCTCGTGCGCCGGCAGGCGCCCTCGCAGGGGCCTTCTCCGcaggacgagaaggcgccAGGGCGATACCCGATGGGACTGGATGCGCGCGGGAGCGCCGCAGAAGACGGCCAAGAAAACATGCATGCGAACGCGGCGTGGACGCCGCTCAAGCGCGACGCGAGACTACAGGCCTCGCAGCCTTTCCCGAATACGCTGAGTCTCCTTGCTGgggcaggaagagaagacgagacgcaCGGAAGCAGTCAGCGCGACCTCGACGCTTTATCCTCAATCTCCGCCCTCCTGGATACTCCTGGCCTCGCcactttgcatgcagccgccgTCATTGCTCTCTGCAAATTTGCCACGATCTCTCGAACGTTCTGCGAATCGCGCATCTGCAAAACCACCTCCATTCTGCACGCGctcatctctctcctctttaGTCAACCGAAAAACAAGGACTCGGCCTcggtctcgttttcttctctctctggggcTTCGGCGCCAGCAAAGGCCTCGAGCACAGAGAAACCTCAGGGCGGGGAGAGGGGGGAGTTTTTTGGAGATCGGCCGCAGACGCTTTCGATTCGAAACGGACAGGAGTGTTCCTGCAAGGAAGCGGATTCTGGCGGAGACAGGCTCCGACTCGAGGGATCCGGAAGGAAACGAATCGAAGGAAGAGATAGGTCGAAGGAGAGCGGCCGACTCCCCTCTGCGCTTCGGCAGacgcttctcgtctgttATGGCGATCTTACTTGCCG GCACCCGAATGTCTTGGAGCTGTACAATGACGTTGTCTTCAACATCTTGCAGGACGAGGACGTCTTGGTGAGGCACGCAGGAGTGCAGGTTTTCACGCATTTGGTGATGAACGGAATGGTGAAGCCGAAGGGACGGCTGCTTGTCTTGATGCTGCAGCTGatgcgagacagagacgctcgGATTCGCGCGGCCGCCGAAATCTTCTTCTGCGAAGTCGACCGCAAGGGCAGCCATGCCATCGTCAACAGCCTGCCGGAGCTCTTGGGCGCGATtgctgaaggagacaagcgGGCCTACGGGACCGAAGACGATGCCGGCGAGGAGcccagagaagagacaggagacggagagaacacaggcgaagagaacggagacggagagacacaaggcgCCGATGGCGAGGATGGggaggcgcgggagaagaagatgcgagaaggcagagccGATGAAGAGACCGAGGAAGATCAGTTCACCGTTGAAGGGACAGACACGCAGAAAGGACGCGCCAAGACCGCAGACGCGCGCGGCGCcgctgagaagagagagcgaaaagagcagcagagactcgTAAC gtttcttctgcagttcgTCAAGCAACACAGGCACAGCGAGGCGTTGATTGAGAAGCTTTGCCAGCGAATCGCGGCGCTTCCGATCCCGAGACATGTGATCGATTCTGCTTCGCCGTCGGCCCGGAAgcgcgcgtctgcgtcgcctccccTGTCGCCCTCGACGGTCTCGTCTGGCGAGGATAACGGGCCAGCCGCAGCCGCCCGGCGCGTCTACTTCCAAGCGATTTCTGCTGTTTGCTTGTCTTCACCAAACTTGGAGAAGGCGTTGAGGCGGCTATCCTCGTCCTTCCCCCTCATTCGATTCGCAGTcgcgacgcgagaagaaggcggcgggGACGAAATTCTCCGCGACCTTCTGCGGCGCGTCTCCATCAAAATATCCGGGCGTTGGGGCGCTACCGCCGGTCTGGGCCGCTCCACcctctccagagaaagcaaactcaaaggagaagacggggagagaggcggaacaGACAGAGCCGGAAATGTCGGAGGCGCAGGTGGAACTCAG GACGTCGCTGTGATTCGCGAAGTTGTggaagagctgcagaagaaactccAGGCGGCGACGGAGGATACGACAGAGAAG gaacagGATGAAGGCGCGACCCTTGCAGAGCAGCTTGGGGAGAtaggcgaaggcgaagaagccgagaaggaagcggcagACGTCGAGGCAGGATCTGCTGAAGGAGAGGCATCCAAAGGTGACATGTCCGAAGCCGGGGGAGGGAGCAGCCTTTTTGCCGAgactgaaaaggaagagaaggaagagaaagaagaagagggtgaGGGGGAGATGGGCGCTGAGGAGGCACCGGTTCgcgggaagaagcggaaaggCGAGGACATGCAGAGGGAATGCGACATGAAccgccgagagaagaagagaaaagaaaggaaggtgAAAGCGGAAGAGGACTCGTTGCAGGATTCGAAGCGAGGTGGATGTCGTCGAAAGCGATGA